A genomic window from Methanoculleus caldifontis includes:
- a CDS encoding MarR family winged helix-turn-helix transcriptional regulator — protein MEPAVVEKYLSEVPCEARAAIMGLNNDLRWAVYTALVLGGRKYFNEIKGEFKANPNTIGPVLKDLVDSGLVARKIAKFEDFTDKRKVFYEPTGLGLRLFEVLSDVAIPGGRTSREPRAGVTPASASGADAGRDTGTEDRYARRPDTPALRYAADVCRRWKPAREIRNRSARKRAAKQPGLV, from the coding sequence AGTCCCCTGTGAAGCCCGGGCTGCTATTATGGGACTGAATAATGACCTGCGGTGGGCTGTGTATACCGCCCTGGTGCTTGGGGGCCGGAAGTACTTCAACGAGATCAAAGGCGAGTTCAAGGCGAACCCAAACACCATCGGTCCGGTCCTGAAGGATCTCGTTGACAGCGGGCTGGTTGCCAGAAAGATCGCGAAGTTCGAGGACTTTACTGATAAGCGGAAGGTATTTTACGAGCCGACCGGTCTGGGGCTTCGGCTGTTTGAGGTATTGAGCGATGTCGCCATTCCGGGGGGGCGGACGTCTCGGGAGCCGCGGGCAGGGGTTACGCCGGCATCAGCCTCGGGCGCAGACGCAGGAAGGGACACAGGAACCGAGGACAGATACGCGAGGCGACCAGATACGCCGGCCTTGAGATATGCTGCAGACGTGTGCAGGCGGTGGAAACCGGCGAGAGAGATCCGGAACAGATCCGCCCGGAAGAGGGCGGCAAAACAACCCGGGCTGGTCTGA